One window of Lemur catta isolate mLemCat1 chromosome 3, mLemCat1.pri, whole genome shotgun sequence genomic DNA carries:
- the TMEM50A gene encoding transmembrane protein 50A: MSGFLEGLRCSECIDWGEKRNTIASIAAGVLFFTGWWIIIDAAVIYPTMEDFNHSYHACGVIATIAFLMINAVSNGQVRGDSYSEGCLGQTGARIWLFIGFMLAFGSLIASMWILFGGYVAKEKAIVYPGIAVFFQNAFIFFGGLVFKFGRTEDLWQ; this comes from the exons ATGTCTGGATTTCTAGAAGGCTTGAGATGCTCAGAGTGCATTGACTGGGGGGAAAAGCGAAATACTATTGCTTCCATTGCTGCTGGTGTTCTA TTTTTTACAGGCTGGTGGATTATCATAGATGCAGCTGTTATTTATCCCACTATGGAAGACTTCAACCACTCATACCATGCCTGTGGTGTTATAGCAACCATAGCCTTCCTAAT GATTAATGCAGTATCGAATGGACAAGTCCGAGGTGATAGTTACAGTGAAGGTTGTCTGGGTCAAACAG gTGCTCGTATTTGGCTGTTCATTGGTTTCATGTTGGCCTTTGGATCTCTGATTGCATCTATGTGGATTCTCTTTGGAGGGTATGTTGCTAAAG aaaaagcCATAGTATACCCTGGAATTGCTGTATTTTTCCAGAATGCCTTCATCTTTTTTGG AGGACTGGTTTTTAAGTTTGGCCGCACTGAAGACTTATGGCAGTGA